TTGTGTAATTTTTATAAAATAAGTTGCAACTGTGAGGAAAAAGCTGTAGAATAACATGTAGTAGTGCAATATATATTTCAGTGTGTGCAAGTGATGAATTAAAACTTGCAAATAACAAAATATATAAAAATTTTTTAATTTACAAAGGCGTTGTTCTACTGCAATCATAGTGATTAAGGTATAATAAGTGATATAATAGCTCTACTTGAAAATTGAAAGAATATATTTTTGGACTTCAATTTGAAAAATGAGGGAGGAAAAGAAATGTTTGAGAAGGAAAGTATTGAGCAATTGAAGCAAAAACAAAATGATTGGAACAAAAATAAGGTTGGTAAAGCTTTATCTAAGTTTCCAGAAAGAAAAGAGCAGTTTGTAACAGGATCTAACCAAGAAGTAGAAAGACTTTATACAGCGGCAGACATTGAAGGATTTAATTACGAAGATGATCTAGGATTCCCAGGACAGTATCCATTTACTAGAGGTGTTCAACCTACTATGTATCGCGGACGTTTTTGGACTATGAGGCAGTATGCTGGATTTGCTACAGCAGAAGAGTCCAACCAACGTTATAAATATTTATTAGAACAGGGGCAAACTGGACTATCAGTTGCTTTTGACCTTCCAACACAAATTGGATACGACTCAAACCACCCATTAGCAGAAGGTGAAGTAGGTAAGGTTGGAGTTGCTATCGACTCATTAAAAGATATGGAAATTTTATTTGATGGTATTCCATTAGATAAAGTGAGTACATCTATGACTATTAATGCTCCTGCTTCTGTACTACTTGCAATGTATATTGTGGTGGCAGAAAAGCAAGGAGTATCCTCAGATAAGCTTAGAGGAACCATTCAAAATGACATATTAAAAGAATATATTGCAAGAGGTACATATATTTTCCCACCAGAGCCTTCAATGAGATTAATAACTGATATTTTTGAGTACTGCTCAAAGGAAGTACCACAATGGAATACAATAAGTATTTCTGGTTATCACATCCGTGAGGCAGGTTCTACGGCAGTACAAGAGGTTGCATTTACATTAGCAGACGGTATCGCTTATGTTGAGGCAGCTATTAAGGCAGGTCTTGATGTAGATACATTTGCCCCAAGATTATCATTTTTCTTTAATGCTCACAACGATCTTTTAGAAGAAGTTGCAAAGTTTAGAGCTGCAAGAAGATTATGGGCAAAAATTATGAAAGATTACTTTAGAGCAAAAGATCCAAAGTCTATGCAACTTAAGTTCCATACACAAACAGGGGGTTGTACATTAACTGCGCAACAACCTGATAATAATATTGTACGTGTAGCTATACAAACATTGGCGGCAGTACTTGGAGGTACTCAATCTTTACACACTAACTCTAAGGATGAGGCCCTTGCGCTTCCGACAGAGGAGTCTGTAAGAATAGCTCTAAGAACACAACAAATAGTTGCTCATGAAAGTGGTGTAGCTGAGACCATAGATCCACTTGCTGGTTCTTATTATGTAGAGAGCTTAACAAATAAAATTGAAAATGAAGCTATGGACTATATTAATAAAATTAAAGAATTAGGTGGAGCACCTAAGGCTATAGAAAAAGGATTTATACAAAAAGAAATTATGGATAGTTCTTATGAATATCAAAAACAGATTGAAAGTGGAGATCGAGTTGTAGTTGGTATGAATAAGTTCCAAATTAAAGAGGATTCTCCAAAGGGACTTTTAAGAGTAGACCCAGCTGTAGGCGAGCTTCAAAAGCAAAAGATTAGAAGTCTTGAAGAGGAAAGAAATAATAATGAAGTACAAGAAAAGCTAGAAGCTTTAAGAAAAGCAGCAGAAGGAGATTCAAACTTAATGCCGTTTATTTTAAATGCAGTAAGGGTATATGCAACTCTAGGAGAAATTTGTGGTGTGCTTAGGGAAGTATTTGGCGAATATCAACAAAGTGTTATTCTATAATATAGTATAAAGGAGGCTCATATTCATGGAAAGACCTATTAGAGTATTGGTGGCAAAACCAGGATTAGATGGACATGATCGCGGTGCAAAGGTTATTGCGAGAGCTTTAAGGGATGCGGGTATGGAAGTAATTTATACAGGCTTAAGACAAACACCTGAGCAAATAGTGGCAGCAGCTGTACAAGAAGACGTTGAAGTAGTGGCATTAAGTATTTTATCCGGCGCTCATAATCATTTATTACCAAAGGTAGTAGAACTTTTAAAGGCGGAAAGTGCTTATGATGAAACATTAGTTATTGGTGGTGGAGTAATTCCAGATGAAGATATTCCTTTTTTAAAGGAAAAAGGAGTTGCAGAAGTTTTCACTCCAGGAACACCTACACAGGTTACTATAGATTTTATTAAGAATAATTTAAAGAGATAACAATATATATAGTATGGCATTAAAGACAAATTAGGTGGTGTCATTATGAATTTAGCCGAAAGACTTTTAAATGGTGATAAGAGAGCGGCAGCCAGACTTATTACTATGTTTGAAAACAACGATCAAGAGGCTATTGATCTATTAACAGCACTTTATAAAAATACTGGTAGGGCTCAAGTAATTGGTATTACAGGGCCTCCAGGAGCTGGAAAAAGCACTCTTACTGATAAATTAGCTAAAGCCTTAAGAAAAGAAGGTAAAACTGTTGGAATTATTGCTATAGATCCTACTAGCCCATTTACGGGAGGCTCTATTTTAGGGGATAGGGTAAGGATGTCCGATCTTTATACTGATCCAGGTATTTTTATTAGAAGTATGGGTACAAGGGGACATCTTGG
This is a stretch of genomic DNA from Alkaliphilus flagellatus. It encodes these proteins:
- a CDS encoding acyl-CoA mutase large subunit family protein; the protein is MFEKESIEQLKQKQNDWNKNKVGKALSKFPERKEQFVTGSNQEVERLYTAADIEGFNYEDDLGFPGQYPFTRGVQPTMYRGRFWTMRQYAGFATAEESNQRYKYLLEQGQTGLSVAFDLPTQIGYDSNHPLAEGEVGKVGVAIDSLKDMEILFDGIPLDKVSTSMTINAPASVLLAMYIVVAEKQGVSSDKLRGTIQNDILKEYIARGTYIFPPEPSMRLITDIFEYCSKEVPQWNTISISGYHIREAGSTAVQEVAFTLADGIAYVEAAIKAGLDVDTFAPRLSFFFNAHNDLLEEVAKFRAARRLWAKIMKDYFRAKDPKSMQLKFHTQTGGCTLTAQQPDNNIVRVAIQTLAAVLGGTQSLHTNSKDEALALPTEESVRIALRTQQIVAHESGVAETIDPLAGSYYVESLTNKIENEAMDYINKIKELGGAPKAIEKGFIQKEIMDSSYEYQKQIESGDRVVVGMNKFQIKEDSPKGLLRVDPAVGELQKQKIRSLEEERNNNEVQEKLEALRKAAEGDSNLMPFILNAVRVYATLGEICGVLREVFGEYQQSVIL
- a CDS encoding cobalamin B12-binding domain-containing protein, which produces MERPIRVLVAKPGLDGHDRGAKVIARALRDAGMEVIYTGLRQTPEQIVAAAVQEDVEVVALSILSGAHNHLLPKVVELLKAESAYDETLVIGGGVIPDEDIPFLKEKGVAEVFTPGTPTQVTIDFIKNNLKR